The proteins below are encoded in one region of Syngnathus acus chromosome 2, fSynAcu1.2, whole genome shotgun sequence:
- the nbeal1 gene encoding neurobeachin-like protein 1 isoform X2 yields MASSERLYEVWMLYCTKRDPDYLKLWLESFISSYDRCLDVDFEKPPLRLEEPPPVLTLLPDNILQVLRHQLLQCVQKASDGLEPEQQNLALLLLKFLIIVCRNLSNVEEIGTCSYINHIIAMTTLYIQQLKSNTKEKELVDQSQAEEFVRHALAFCESLYDPYCNWRHRICGKQLGTVERSRQKYKAAPLTVEFVPFFYQCFQESEHLKESLKCCLLHLFGAIVAGEQKNALLAISPATMEVLVRVLVDSSMGSCSSDEGEDWDSEAPDRKACLTLGCLRVVVQCLLAASSDQRQVEIASVLENYFKLLNSDPAAVVAARQPQQQHAKVRVSTLGRHWESRFVALQVHMLDTMRDMFLCSDRPVLQAIFLNSNCFEHLTRLLQNSKVIQGRLDSLAVATIKALTTVMHQSPAAKEVFKERIGYNHLYEVLVSLGQPSRHLLKELMNMAVEGEHTSVGLLGISNVEPLLLLIQWLPELDSSELQIFAADWLCRLICLNQQTRTTCVNAAMVLRALAVLECHRRLHRVCAESLLRLVGSLGSQSLSARDLLRLLHLLRPPESSQAHPYVGPALKALLAMVRKQGLESAMQYFDLSPSMAGIAVPTVQRWPGSAFSFLAWLSLDQDQLGPISKDKRKQLYSFFTSGGMGFEAFISSAGLLVVAVCTKKEYVTVMLPDNCFCDSLWHSIGVVHVPGKRPFGQSLVYIYVDGQQKLSAPLKYPTMSEPFTSCCIGSAGHRTTTPPPSQIPDPPISSATSPSTRSSLGSILSPHTWGGLLSGKPESVTKLISAGTQDSEWGSPTSLQGQLASVIVFHEALQPNHIKALCSAGPNCVSPLKAQESELGDLSSKLLLHYSPKACQNPICLDLSPNKLHGRLTGKKVVNWDIKDMINCVGGLQVLFPILEQLSLLTPDQANSDASGSDFITPDVTTPPDGEWVILPSSRASEARLEKNLVATFLLVLKHFLQRHAINQENLLHSHGVATLGALLQKLPAGHIDVNVLVAMQLLIEQVTYEKNQGLLQQLHTHLLFNFNIWNKGDFPLRIGHIQYLSTVIKDNRKQFRKKYGVRFLLDIIRLYYGKNSNKESDLSEDDIVNIRASLCDLIKYYISKGVSQEEMHSIIGYIAAIGDEDQICGLFEMLLSLLQNSPSRDQLFLLLFEPGAADSCYALLLNNKHADRLRELVFKLFERMLRCDRIYEKNKQRLRLREAGYNGLSLLFSDLHITPTLVRCLLNQVLHTDQVVNYKDLMALVQLTHRTGPRVRLIVCKRVYQLLQSQQNAGCQISKQQCWQDTLARLFLRGEGSLPSRNADTVSNCSLDLNQSSGSNNNRLELPLHRKTRASSAGRLDRPEDDWLSMGDNRSVDSLENDDVISLLDTPSSSASAEPQGQVKPWPVGKPGGLTLDLSHLQAYEALESGSQTPGSMHSTPSPSDAPKPFPGNSGVLDQSAPLTEEPFLFSDNISLGESLNNTERAEEELCNMLLDIIQCVMWRGVEGSDDSAWLERGQVFSALSKLGTANELLLPVDQIKLGLMERMLELAVTDNREASAATLPQHTENAVRLLHIVQDFLQAEGLINPSLWTEKVLEETVTLMDCLMVWYSAGTQWFQLSQIGLRLLLGFMAQEDPEVCAIATAKLNFILQMKEVSSQDEACYLLGKVECILRRSVQEKTEETYSFLVPLLRTLLSKVHRLLYMELHLPQLPDTNGSPSFFEDFQLYCNSPEWRVYLDKYIIPYMKQYEIETFSQGHESMALYWKECYEAFMVSLHKRERERGESKICFQEHFVEPFSRQSRQENQRYNSMLKQQHSQNSASLRQWKAARRGLVCERGPWAERQPKRMHWKLSSAENFSRMRLKLIRNYNFDPYKEASALRDNLGVHHQFVNPESLLLEAVKQVKVTNLEDDILELPEDDLAAANNQIEAEEAGQKEKLILWEDCQLVTVVDVVPGRLELTTQHIYFYDSSQEKDEGVGHDFKWPLSQIREVHLRRYNLRRSALEIFLIDQTNYFLNFKKEARNKVYDRMLLLRSLSLYGTRSPQELLKASGLTQKWVNREISNFDYLMQLNTIAGRTYNDLAQYPVFPWVLADYTSKELDLSDPLVFRDLSKPVAVQNNRNAKTVREKYDSFEDPTGTIDKFHYGTHYSSAAGVMHYLIRVEPFTSLHIQLQSGRFDCADRQFHSIPATWLTLMDNPNDVKELIPEFFYFPEFLENHNDFDLGRRQITKEKVNDVILPKWAKSPEDFIYKHRKALESEYVSAHLNEWIDLIFGYKQRGPAAVEALNVFYYCTYEGAVDLDAITDEKERKALEGMISNFGQTPCQLLKEPHPIRLSQEEVEKRKAMLDSCPLVMFEHLTNLKSFFVEGISDNVPLVKAIVPKNQSHSFISQGSPDTMVTVSQNCLFGTHGWLPYNKNISNYFTFIKDPTVSHAKTQRFLSGPFAPGVEATTRLFVVSHDGKLLFSGGHWDNSLRVTSLVKGKTVGQHIRHMDIVTCLSTDHCGIHLISGSRDTTCMVWQVLQQGGAPIGLNPKPVQVLYGHTDEVVSVCISTELDMAVSGARDGVVIIHTVRRGQYVRCLRPPCDSSLPLSVLHLAVSWEGHLLVHTCLEGKATLKDKNTLHLYSVNGKHLCSEPLKEQITDMCVSGEFVVTGSEQGYLSIRDLYSLSLCAEPMAMHVPVRCVSVTKEQSHILLGLQDGKLIIVGVGKPAELRSSHITRKLWGSTKRLTRMSSGESDMII; encoded by the exons ATGGCATCTAGCGAGAGACTCTACGAGGTCTGGATGCTTTACTGCACCAAG AGGGACCCAGACTACCTGAAGCTATGGCTGGAGAGTTTCATCAGCTCCTATGACAGATGTCTGGATGTGGACTTTGAAAAGCCACCTTTAAG GCTGGAGGAGCCCCCACCGGTACTGACCCTTCTCCCAGACAACATCCTCCAGGTTTTGCGCCATCAACTTCTGCAGTGTGTCCAAAAAGCCTCTGATGGTCTTGAGCCTGAGCAGCAAAACTTGGCACTGCTGCTACTCAAGTTCCTCATTATTGTCTGCAG GAACCTGTCCAATGTGGAGGAGATAGGCACCTGCTCCTACATTAACCACATCATTGCCATGACGACACTTTATATCCAGCAG CTGAAGAGCAATACCAAAGAGAAGGAGTTGGTGGACCAGAGCCAAGCTGAGGAGTTTGTCCGTCATGCACTGGCATTCTGCGAGAGCCTCTATGACCCTTATTGCAACTGGAGGCATCGAATCTGCGG AAAGCAGCTGGGCACAGTCGAGAGAAGCAGGCAGAAGTACAAAGCAGCTCCACTTACTGTGGAATTTGTCCCCTTCTTTTACC AGTGTTTTCAAGAGAGTGAGCACCTTAAGGAAAGCTTGAAATGTTGTCTACTGCACCTTTTTGGTGCTATAGTAGCTGGTGAACAG AAAAATGCACTGCTTGCCATCTCTCCGGCCACCATGGAGGTTTTGGTCCGGGTTCTGGTGGACAGCTCCATGGGTAGCTGTTCCTCAGACGAAGGCGAGGACTGGGACAGTGAGGCCCCTGATCGGAAGGCATGTCTGACTTTAGGCTGTTTGAGGGTGGTGGTGCAGTGCCTCCTGGCCGCCAGCTCCGACCAGCGGCAAGTAGAAATCGCTTCCGTGCTTGAAAACTACTTCAAGCTGCTCAATTCAGACCCGGCAGCTGTGGTTGCTGCTCGACAgccacagcagcagcacgccaAAGTTCGAGTGTCAACACTAGGCAGGCACTGGGAGAGCCGCTTTGTGGCACTGCAAGTGCACATGCTAG acacaatgaGGGACATGTTCCTTTGTTCAGACAGGCCAGTTCTACAAGCCATCTTCCTCAATAGTAATTGCTTTGAGCATCTGACACGTCTGCTCCAGAATAGCAAG gtgATACAAGGACGCTTAGACTCTCTTGCTGTAGCAACTATTAAAGCCCTAACCACAGTGATGCATCAATCACCGGCTGCCAAG GAGGTGTTCAAAGAAAGAATTGGTTACAATCACTTATACGAAGTCCTCGTTTCGCTCGGCCAGCCATCTCGACACCTCCTTAAAGAGCTGATGAACATG GCGGTGGAGGGCGAGCACACGTCTGTGGGCCTCTTGGGAATCAGCAATGTTGAGCCTTTACTCTTGCTCATCCAGTGGCTGCCGGAATTAGACTCATCCGAGTTGCAGATTTTTGCTGCTGACTGGCTCTGTCGACTTATCTGCCTCAATCAGCAGACACGCACTACCTGTGTCAATGCCGCCATGGTCTTGAGAGCGCTGGCTGTTCTCGAGTGCCACCGGCGGCTACACCGAGTTTGTGCAGAGAGCCTTTTGCGTCTAGTTGGCTCTCTTGGCTCCCAGTCCCTAAGTGCCAGGGATCTCCTTAGGCTCCTGCACCTGCTCAGACCTCCAGAGTCCAGCCAAGCACATCCTTATGTGGGACCTGCTCTGAAAGCTCTTTTAGCCATGGTGCGGAAGCAGGGTCTGGAAAGTGCAATGCAGTACTTTGATCTCTCGCCCAGCATGGCTGGCATCGCTGTTCCAACTGTGCAGCGCTGGCCAGGCTCTGCCTTCAGCTTCCTAGCCTGGTTGTCCCTGGACCAGGATCAGTTGGGTCCAATTAGCAAAGACAAGAGGAAGCAGCTCTACAG CTTTTTTACCTCAGGGGGAATGGGGTTTGAGGCTTTTATTAGCTCTGCGGGTCTGCTGGTGGTAGCTGTTTGCACAAAGAAGGAATACGTCACAGTCATGCTGCCCGACAACTGCTTCTGTGACTCCCTCTGG CACAGCATTGGTGTGGTGCACGTACCCGGAAAGAGGCCATTTGGGCAGAGTCTCGTTTACATTTATGTGGATGGACAGCAGAAGCTATCTGCCCCCCTCAAGTATCCCACCATGTCTGAG CCATTTACCTCCTGCTGCATCGGCTCAGCGGGCCATCGGACCACAACTCCGCCTCCCTCGCAGATCCCTGACCCCCCCATCTCATCAGCCACCTCACCCAGCACACGTTCCTCATTGGGTAGCATCCTTTCGCCACACACCTGGGGCGGACTACTGAGCGGGAAGCCTGAGTCTGTGACAAAGCTCATTTCAGCAGGGACCCAGGACAGTGAGTGGGGGAGCCCCACATCTTTGCAGGGTCAGCTGGCGAGTGTCATCGTGTTCCATGAAGCCCTGCAGCCCAACCACATCAAAGCCCTCTGTAGTGCTG GTCCAAACTGCGTGTCTCCTTTAAAAGCCCAAGAGTCTGAACTTGGTGACCTTTCAAGCAAACTGCTGCTGCATTATTCACCAAAG GCTTGTCAAAACCCGATCTGTCTTGATCTTTCCCCCAACAAACTGCACGGACGCCTTACTGGGAAGAAAGTTGTTAACTGGGACATCAAG GATATGATCAATTGCGTAGGCGGGCTACAAGTGCTGTTCCCTATACTAGAACAGCTGTCACTCCTGACCCCTGATCAAGCGAATAGTGATGCCTCTGGGTCAGATTTCATCACCCCAGATGTGACCACTCCGCCTGATGGAGAATGGGTCATTCTCCCATCAAGCAGGGCTTCAG AAGCACGTCTGGAGAAGAATCTGGTGGCTACCTTCTTGTTGGTGCTGAAACATTTTCTACAGAGGCATGCTATAAACCAGGAGAATCTGCTCCACTCACATGGTGTCGCTACTCTGGGAGCTCTGCTGCAGAAG CTTCCAGCAGGACACATTGATGTCAATGTGCTTGTAGCGATGCAGCTGCTGATAGAGCAGGTGACTTATGAGAAGAACCAGGGCCTGCTGCAACAACTTCACACACATCTACTGTTCAACTTCAACATTTGGAACAAAGGGGACTTCCCTTTACGTATAG GCCATATACAGTACTTGAGCACTGTCATCAAAGACAACAGGAAGCAGTTCCGGAAGAAATATGGAGTCCGATTCCTTTTGGACATCATACGTCTCTATTATGG GAAAAACAGTAATAAAGAGAGTGACCTGAGTGAAGATGACATTGTGAACATCCGCGCATCGCTCTGCGACCTCATCAAGTACTACATCAGCAAGGGCGTCTCCCAGGAGGAAATGCACAGCATTATTGGATATATTGCTGCCATTGGGGACGAAGATCAG ATTTGTGGTCTCTTCGAGATGTTACTCAGCCTCCTTCAGAACAGTCCATCCAGAGACCAGCTCTTCCTGCTCCTCTTTGAGCCCGGAGCAGCTGACTCCTGCTATGCTCTTCTGCTCAACAATAAACACGCTGACCGCCTTCGAGAGCTTGTCTTCAAG CTGTTTGAACGCATGTTGCGATGTGACCGCATCTATGAGAAAAACAAGCAGCGTTTAAGGCTGAGGGAGGCGGGCTACAACGGCCTGTCTCTACTCTTTTCCGATCTTCACATCACGCCAACTCTCGTTCGTTGTCTCCTCAATCAGGTCTTGCACACAG ATCAAGTGGTGAACTACAAGGATCTGATGGCATTAGTTCAGCTCACTCATCGAACTGGACCCAGAGTACGGCTCATTGTCTGCAAGAGG GTGTACCAGCTTCTCCAGTCCCAACAAAATGCTGGTTGCCAGATTTCCAAGCAGCAATGTTGGCAGGACACCCTTGCCCGACTCTTCCTGCGAGGCGAAGGCTCATTGCCATCGCGAAATGCAGACACAGTCAGCAACTGCAGCCTGGACTTGAATCAATCTAGCGGAAGCAATAATAACCGCCTGGAACTGCCGCTGCACCGTAAAACAAGGGCAAGCAGTGCCGGGCGCTTGGACCGCCCCGAGGACGACTGGCTCAGCATGGGCGACAATCGCTCTGTAGACAGCCTGGAAAACGACGATGTCATCTCACTACTGGACACACCGTCATCTTCCGCTTCTGCTGAGCCACAAGGCCAAGTCAAGCCCTGGCCAGTGGGAAAACCTGGAGGCTTGACGCTTGATCTGTCTCATCTGCAGGCCTATGAGGCCTTGGAGAGTGGCAGCCAGACCCCTGGCAGTATGCACAGCACACCCTCTCCATCAGATGCACCGAAGCCCTTTCCAGGCAACTCTGGAGTATTAGATCAGAGCGCCCCATTGACTGAAGAACCCTTTCTCTTCAGTGACAACATCTCACTCGGGGAGTCCCTCAATAATACTGAG CGGGCTGAGGAAGAATTGTGCAACATGTTGCTGGACATAATTCAGTGTGTGATGTGGCGTGGAGTTGAAGGCTCTGATGATTCGGCGTGGCTGGAGCGTGGCCAAGTCTTTTCAGCGCTCAGCAAACTGGGAACAGCCAATGAGCTTCTACTTCCTGTTGACCAAATCAAACTCGG TCTTATGGAACGTATGTTGGAATTGGCGGTGACCGACAACCGTGAGGCATCTGCCGCCACCTTGCCTCAACACACGGAGAACGCGGTCCGCCTACTTCACATAGTACAAGATTTCTTGCAAGCTGAGGGCCTAATCAACCCATCGCTTTGGACAGAGAAGGTGCTAGAGGAGACTGTGACATTGATGGACTGTCTCATGGTGTGGTATTCTGCTGGCACCCAGTGGTTCCAGCTTTCTCAAATCGGACTGAGATTGTTGCTCGGCTTCATGGCGCAAGAGGACCCAGAG GTGTGTGCAATAGCCACTGCCAAGCTCAATTTTATTCTCCAAATGAAGGAAGTGTCCAGCCAGGATGAGGCCTGCTACCTGCTGGGCAAGGTTGAGTGCATCTTGCGGCGCTCTGTCCAGGAGAAAACAGAAGAAACATACTCATTCCTGGTTCCTCTGTTGAGAACGCTCCTATCCAAAGTTCACCGCCTGCTTTATATGGAGCTACATCTACCCCAACTGCCTGATACCAACGGCAGCCCATCTTTCTTTGAGGACTTCCAATTATACTGCAACTCACCCGAGTGGCGTGTCTATCTGGACAAATAT ATCATTCCGTACATGAAGCAGTATGAAATCGAGACCTTCAGTCAGGGCCATGAGAGTATGGCGCTCTACTGGAAGGAGTGCTATGAGGCCTTCATGGTCAGCCTGCataagagagagcgagaaagggGGGAGAGCAAGATCTGCTTTCAG GAACACTTTGTTGAGCCATTCTCCCGCCAAAGTCGTCAGGAGAACCAGAGGTACAACAGCATGTTAAAGCAACAGCATAGCCAGAACAGCGCCTCTCTCAGGCAGTGGAAGGCAGCTCGGCGGGGCCTTGTTTGTGAGAGGGGGCCCTGGGCTGAAAG GCAGCCAAAGAGGATGCATTGGAAGCTGTCCAGCGCAGAGAACTTTTCCCGCATGAGGCTGAAATTAATCCGTAATTACAATTTTGACCCTTATAAGGAGGCCAGTGCCCTGCGAGACAACCTTG GTGTTCATCATCAGTTTGTCAACCCGGAATCTCTGCTGTTGGAGGCTGTGAAGCAGGTCAAAGTCACCAACCTGGAAGATGACATCTTGGAGCTGCCAGAGGATGATTTGGCGGCAGCAAATAACCA GATTGAAGCAGAGGAAGCAGGTCAAAAGGAGAAACTGATTCTGTGGGAAGACTGTCAGCTGGTGACGGTGGTCGACGTGGTACCCGGCCGCCTGGAACTCACGACCCAACACATCTATTTCTACGACAGTAGCCAAGAGAAGGACGAAG GTGTGGGCCATGACTTTAAATGGCCACTTAGTCAGATCCGTGAGGTCCATCTACGGCGATATAATCTGCGACGCTCCGCCCTGGAGATCTTCCTTATTGACCAAACCAACTACTTTCTCAACTTCAAGAAAGAG GCAAGAAATAAGGTTTATGACCGCATGTTGCTCCTGCGATCCCTCAGTCTGTATGGAACACGTTCTCCACAAGAGCTCCTTAAAGCCTCTGGATTAACACAG AAATGGGTCAACCGGGAGATTTCCAACTTTGACTACCTGATGCAACTCAACACAATTGCTGGTAGAACATATAACGACTTGGCTCAGTATCCAGTG TTTCCCTGGGTTCTGGCAGACTACACCTCCAAGGAGCTGGACCTTTCGGATCCCCTGGTATTCAGGGATTTGTCAAAGCCAGTGGCAGTGCAAAACAACCGCAATGCTAAAACTGTCCGAGAAAA GTATGACAGCTTTGAGGATCCGACGGGAACTATCGACAAGTTTCATTATGGCACTCACTACTCCAGTGCAGCTGGTGTTATGCACTACCTGATCAGAGTTGAGCCCTTCACCTCCCTGCACATCCAACTACAGAGTGGGCG ATTTGACTGTGCCGACCGTCAGTTCCACTCTATTCCGGCAACGTGGCTGACTCTCATGGACAATCCCAATGATGTCAAGGAACTCATACCTGAGTTCTTCTACTTCCCAGAGTTTCTTGAGAACCACAATG ACTTTGACCTCGGTCGCCGGCAGATAACCAAGGAAAAAGTAAATGATGTCATTCTGCCCAAATGGGCCAAGTCTCCCGAGGACTTTATCTATAAACACCGCAAAGCCCTG GAGTCTGAATATGTGTCAGCACACCTTAATGAGTGGATCGATCTGATCTTTGGTTACAAGCAAAGGGGTCCCGCCGCGGTGGAAGCTCTCAATGTTTTCTACTACTGCACATATGAGG GAGCAGTAGACCTTGATGCCATCACTGATGAAAAGGAACGAAAAGCCTTGGAAGGCATGATCAGCAACTTTGGGCAGACACCCTGTCAGCTACTCAAG GAGCCGCATCCAATTCGTCTTTCCCAGGAGGAAGTGGAGAAGAGGAAGGCTATGCTGGACTCGTGTCCTCTGGTCATGTTTGAACATCTCACCAACCttaagtctttttttgtggag GGCATCAGTGATAACGTACCACTGGTCAAAGCTATTGTTCCAAAGAATCAGTCCCACTCCTTCATCAGTCAAGGGAGTCCAGACACAATG gtgaCAGTAAGTCAAAACTGTCTGTTTGGGACCCATGGGTGGCTGCCTTACAACAAGAACATCTCCAACTACTTCACCTTCATTAAGGACCCCACAGTGTCCCATGCCAA GACCCAGCGTTTTCTGTCAGGACCATTTGCTCCTGGTGTGGAGGCAACAACAAGGCTGTTTGTGGTCTCGCACGATGGAAAGTTGCTCTTCAGTGGAGGTCATTGGGATAATAGCCTCAGAGTCACGTCACTTGTCAAGGGCAAGACTGTCGGGCAGCACATCCGACACATGG ATATTGTAACCTGCCTGTCAACAGACCATTGCGGCATCCACCTCATCTCTGGCTCCAGAGACACCACCTGCATGGTGTGGCAGGTTCTACAACAG GGTGGCGCTCCAATAGGTCTGAACCCTAAACCTGTTCAGGTGTTGTACGGCCACACAGATGAGGTGGTTAGTGTTTGTATCAGCACAGAGTTGGACATGGCTGTGTCTGGAGCACGG GATGGGGTCGTAATCATCCACACCGTGCGCAGAGGTCAGTACGTGCGTTGCCTGCGACCGCCGTGCGACAGCTCCTTGCCGCTGTCTGTCCTCCACCTGGCCGTGTCGTGGGAGGGTCACCTGCTGGTCCACACCTGCCTGGAGGGCAAAGCAACACTCAAA gACAAAAACACTCTACACCTTTACTCTGTGAATGGGAAGCACCTTTGCAGTGAACCTCTGAAGGAGCAAATAACTGATATGTGCGTTTCTGGGGAGTTTGTTGTTACCGGCAGTGAGCAAGGCTACTTGTCCATTCGAGACCTCTACAG TCTCTCATTGTGTGCGGAGCCCATGGCCATGCATGTGCCTGTACGCTGCGTATCCGTCACTAAGGAGCAGAGTCACATCCTGCTGGGCCTACAAGACGGCAAGCTGATCATCGTGGGCGTGGGCAAACCGGCCGAG CTACGTTCAAGCCACATTACACGGAAGCTGTGGGGTTCCACCAAGAGGCTGACCAGAATGTCCTCGGGGGAGTCGGACATGATCATCTAG